A stretch of Anaerolineae bacterium DNA encodes these proteins:
- a CDS encoding chemotaxis protein CheD: protein MGEGGGLLTQGAYDDAAGADADRRRVRSVGPGQMLVTTDPEEVLAAYGLGSCIAVLGYEPKAGVGGLLHALLPQSCPGEGDAAKFADTGIRLLVGEMERLGSDRDATAWYLVGGADVLQGSKTTAGLNIGRGNVAMAESVMREEGMAIRSREVGGSVARTVRLSMRDGTVTVTPVGGDEQTL from the coding sequence ATGGGCGAGGGTGGCGGATTGCTGACCCAGGGGGCTTATGACGATGCCGCCGGTGCTGACGCCGACCGCCGGCGGGTGCGGTCGGTGGGGCCGGGGCAGATGTTGGTCACTACTGACCCAGAGGAAGTGCTGGCGGCCTATGGCTTGGGCTCATGTATTGCAGTGCTAGGGTATGAGCCCAAGGCCGGGGTGGGCGGGCTGCTGCATGCACTGCTGCCTCAGAGCTGCCCTGGCGAAGGCGATGCAGCCAAGTTCGCTGACACCGGGATTCGCCTCCTGGTGGGCGAGATGGAACGCCTGGGATCCGACCGCGACGCCACCGCCTGGTACCTGGTGGGCGGTGCGGACGTGTTGCAGGGATCGAAGACGACCGCAGGCCTGAACATCGGCAGAGGGAACGTCGCCATGGCGGAGTCCGTCATGAGGGAAGAAGGTATGGCCATCCGGAGCCGTGAGGTCGGGGGCTCTGTGGCTCGCACGGTCAGATTGAGCATGCGGGACGGTACAGTAACAGTGACGCCGGTAGGCGGAGATGAGCAGACACTGTGA
- the cheB gene encoding chemotaxis-specific protein-glutamate methyltransferase CheB has translation MSTTRVVVADDSAFVRYTVSHHLSCQPDLEVVGLASNGVEAVEQVEALRPDVVVLDVEMPLMDGLSALRQVMSRRPTPVVMMMNGLAREGAASTVEALVSGAVDFITKPGQLTGVHQVLGELGHKVRQAAGARVRAHRPLRQRALSREGESAGPSEHLVLVGTSGGGPAALGEVIGRLPADLDACVVVVQHMGAPFTRALAEQLDRISLLPVREAAAGDRVERRQVLIVPGGRYLTLTEERELCLTAGPPGGGRRLTLDLALESAAQVFGRRALAAILTGLGRDGLAGARALKERGGRVLAQDEATSVFYEMPGSVVEAGLADEVVPLDLMADTIAEMVKATEPRPGAKGPAG, from the coding sequence ATGTCCACAACTCGCGTGGTGGTGGCAGATGACTCCGCCTTCGTGCGGTACACCGTCAGCCATCACCTCTCCTGCCAGCCCGACCTGGAAGTAGTGGGGCTGGCGTCCAACGGGGTAGAGGCGGTGGAGCAGGTGGAGGCCCTGCGCCCCGACGTGGTGGTTCTGGACGTGGAGATGCCGCTAATGGACGGGCTGTCGGCGCTGCGGCAGGTCATGTCTCGACGTCCGACGCCGGTCGTGATGATGATGAACGGACTCGCCCGCGAGGGAGCTGCTAGCACGGTAGAGGCCCTCGTGTCAGGAGCGGTGGACTTCATCACCAAACCTGGCCAGCTCACTGGCGTGCATCAGGTGCTGGGCGAGCTGGGCCACAAGGTGCGCCAGGCGGCAGGCGCGCGGGTGCGAGCTCACCGTCCGCTGCGGCAGCGAGCGTTGTCGCGAGAGGGGGAGAGTGCGGGGCCCTCGGAGCATCTGGTTCTAGTCGGTACCTCGGGCGGAGGACCGGCGGCGCTAGGCGAGGTGATCGGCAGGTTGCCTGCGGACCTGGACGCGTGCGTGGTGGTGGTGCAGCACATGGGTGCCCCCTTCACCCGGGCGCTGGCCGAGCAGCTCGACCGCATCTCCCTCCTGCCAGTGAGGGAAGCCGCCGCGGGTGACCGGGTGGAAAGGAGGCAGGTGCTGATCGTACCCGGAGGGAGGTACTTGACGCTGACCGAGGAGAGAGAACTGTGCCTGACCGCCGGACCGCCAGGCGGCGGGAGGCGGCTGACCCTGGATCTCGCTCTGGAATCGGCGGCGCAAGTGTTCGGGCGACGGGCGCTGGCGGCGATCCTCACCGGGCTAGGACGCGACGGGCTGGCGGGAGCCCGAGCTCTCAAGGAGCGGGGTGGTCGGGTCCTGGCCCAGGATGAGGCCACCAGCGTGTTCTACGAGATGCCGGGCAGCGTCGTAGAGGCGGGCCTGGCCGATGAGGTGGTGCCGCTGGACCTGATGGCCGACACCATAGCGGAGATGGTGAAAGCGACGGAGCCGCGGCCGGGAGCGAAAGGGCCGGCTGGGTGA